GCCGGTCGGCAGATGGGTGATCCGCACCGCCGAGTCGGTCGTGTTGACGCTCTGCCCACCCGGACCGGACGAGCGGAACACGTCGATCCGCAGGTCGTTCTGGTCGATCTCGACGTCGACGTCCTCGGCCTCGGGCAGCACCAGGACCCCGGCCGCGCTGGTGTGGATGCGGCCCTGCGACTCGGTCACCGGCACCCGCTGGACCCGGTGCACGCCGCCCTCGAACTTCAGCTTCGCGTACGGCGCGTCGCCCGGCTCGGGCGTGCCCTTGGCCTTCACCGCGACGGTGATCGACTTGTACCCGCCCAGATCGGACTCGGCCGAGTCGAGCACCTCGGTCTTCCAGTGCTGCGACTCGGCGTACTTGAGGTACATCTTCAGCAGGTCGCCGGCGAACAGCGCCGACTCGTCGCCGCCCTCACCGGCCTTGATCTCGAGGATCGCGTCCTTGTCGTCGCTCGGGTCACGCGGGACGAGCAGCATCCGCAGCTTCTCGGTCAGCTCCTCGCGGCGGGCCTCCAGCTTGACGGCCTCCTCGGCGAACGCCGGGTCCTCGTCGGCCAGCTCCTTGGCGGCCTCGATGTCGTCGGCGGTCTGCAGCCACTCGTCGTACGCGCGCACGACCGGCGCGAGCCCGGCGTACCGCTTGCCGACCCGGCGGGCGTTGGCCTGGTCGGAGTGCAGCTCGGGGTCCGACATCTGCCGCTCGAGCTCGGCGTACTCCGCCTTGAGCGATTGCACCGCTTCGAACATTCCACACTCCTCTCAGATCCGCCCCACCAGGGGGTGCGGGTGGCGAAGCCCCCGCTTGCGGCGAAGCCGCACAACACGCGAAAGCGAGGTGGCCTGCGCTTTCCGCAGGCACACCTCGCCGAGAGCTTTCGCTCTACTTCTTCGCGTACCGCTTCTCGAAGCGGGCGACCCGGCCGCCGGTGTCGAGGATCTTCTGCTTGCCCGTGTAGAACGGGTGGCACTGCGAGCAGACGTCGGCGTGGATCGAGCCCGACTCGGACGTCGAGCGCGTCTCGAAGCTCGCGCCGCAGGTGCAGGTCACCTTGGTGTCGACGTACGTCGGGTGGATGTCGCTCTTCATGGATCTCCTAGGTCTCAGGTGCTCCGGGTCGCCCGCACGGTGCTGACGTGAACCGGAACCAACAGACAAGTCTGCCAGGTACACGGCGAACCGACCAAACCGGGTCAGCGGTCTGGTCGGTTCGGGGGTGCTGCTAGTTGCCGTCGTCGGTGCTGCGGCCGTTGCCACCGGTGCTCGGGGTGGTCTTGTTGACCTGGAGCAGGAACTCGATGTTCGACTTGCTCTCCTTGAGCTTGCCGATCAGCAGCTCCAGCGCGGCCTGGCCGTCGAGCGCGGACAGCACCCGGCGCAGCTTCCAGACCACCTGGGTCTCGTCCTTGCTCATCAGCAGCTCCTCGCGGCGGGTGCCGGAGGCGACGACGTCGATGGCGGGGAAGATCCGGCGGTCGGCGAACTCGCGGCGCAGCCGCAGCTCCATGTTGCCGGTGCCCTTGAACTCCTCGAAGATGACCTCGTCCATCTTGGAGCCGGTCTCGATCAGGGCCGTGGCCAGGATCGTCAGCGAACCGCCGTCCTCGATGTTGCGGGCCGCGCCGAAGAACCGCTTCGGCGGGTACAGCGCCGAGGAGTCGACACCACCGGACAGGATCCGGCCGCTGGCCGGGGCCGCGATGTTGTACGCCCGGCCCAGGCGGGTGATCGAGTCGAGCAGGACGACCACGTCGTGGCCGAGCTCGACCAGGCGCTTGGCCCGCTCGATCGCCAGCTCCGCGACCGTGGTGTGGTCGTCAGCCGGCCGGTCGAAGGTCGAGGCGATGACCTCACCCTTGACCGTGCGCTGCATGTCGGTGACCTCTTCGGGCCGCTCGTCGACAAGCACGACCATCAGGTGCACTTCGGGGTTGTTCGTGGTGATCGCGTTGGCCAGCGCCTGCAGGACCATCGTCTTGCCGGCCTTCGGCGGCGACACGATCAGCCCGCGCTGGCCCTTGCCGATCGGGCTGACGATGTCGACGATCCGGGTGGTGAGAATGCCCGGTTCGGTCTCCAGCCGCAGCCGCTCGGTCGCGTACAGCGGGGTCAGCTTGTTGAAGTCCTGGCGCTGCTTGGCGATCTCCGGGTCCGACCCGTTCACGGTGTCGATCCGGACCAGCGGGTTGAACTTCTCCTTGCGCTCACCGTCGGACGGCTGCTTCACCGCGCCGGTGATCGCGTCGCCCTTGCGCAGGCCGTAGCGCTTGACCATCGACAGCGCGACGTACACGTCGTTCGGGCCGGGCAGGTAGCCGCTGGTCCGGACGAACGCGTAGTTGTCGAGTACGTCGAGGATGCCGGCGGCGGGGACCAGTACGTCGTCCTCGCTGATCGTCGGCTCCGCCTCGAAGCGCTCACCGCGGCCGCGGTTGCGGGTGTTGGTGTCGCGTCCACCGGTCTCGCGGCCGTCGCGGTTGCGGTCCCGGTCGCGACCCCGGCGGCGACGACGGCGGCCGTCGCCGTCCTGGTCGTCGGCGCCACGGTTGTCGTTGCGGCTGTCGTTCCGGGTGTCCGTGCGGCCGTCGGTGCGGGTGTCACCGCGACCGTCGGTGCGGGTGTCCGTGCGACCGTCGGTGCGGCTGTCGCCCCGGCCGTCGGTGCGACCGTCGGCGCGGTTCTCCGACCGGCCATCGGTGCGGGTGTCGCCCCGGCCGTCGCTGCGTCCGTCGCTGCGTCCGTCCGTCCGGCCCTCGGTGCGGCCGTCGGTGCGGTTGCGCTGGTCGCGGCCACCGTCACGGTTCTGCTGACCGTCGCGGGCCTGCTGGCCGTCGCGGTTCTGGTTGTCGCGGTTGCGGGTGCGCTCGCGGCCACCGTCGCGGGTGCGGTCCTCGGACCGGCCCTCGCGCTCGTCGGTGGCCGGCGCGGTCGCGGTGCCGTTCTGCGCGGCGCGGTCGGTGACCTGCGGCGCGCTCTCGGTGACCGGCGCCTGGACGCTGCTCTGGGCCGCGCCGCTCTTGGCGTCCGCGCCCTGGCCGGCGCTCTTGGCGTCGCCGGCCTTGGAGTCGGCCTTGGCGTCCGCGGCCTTGGCGTCGGCGGTCACGCTCGGGGCGGCGGCCCCGTTCTGCTCGGCGGCCGTCTCGGCCGCGGCGGCGCGGGCCCGGCGACTGCCGCCCTCGCGCACCGGAGCCTCGGCCGGCGCGCTCTTGGCACGCGTCACCGACGGCTCCGCGACCGCTTCGTCCAGGGTCGGCTGGCTCGACCGGGCGCGGGTGGCGCCGCCGGTCGAACTACCGCCCTGAGCGGCCTTGATCGCCTCGATCAGCTGGCCCTTGCGCAGCGCGCCGGTGCCCTTGATGCCGAGCGTCCCGGCGAGCTGCTTGAGCTCGGGGAGCAGCATGCCTTCGAGGCCGCCTCCGGTCTTGCGGCGCCGCGTGCTCGCGCTCGCTTCGGGCGCGGTAGCGCCGTTGGAGGCTTCAACAGTTTCTGTCACGTGAGGTCCTTCCCACACGGATGGACGATGTCCTGACCGGCTCATCGCCCGGAATCAGCTCCCACGGCCGGCGGACGGCATCGTGGGTACAAGAGGTTTCTCGCTGGATCCGGTCCCCCGAAATTCTCCGGCGCAGGCGGCGCAGGTCATTTGCTGGGAGATCGCCACGGACACCTGGGTGCCGGGAACACAGCCCGGAAGCGGCGAGAGTCACCGATCACCTGGAGGGGATCGGGTGAGTCGAGACTAGCACCACACGGGGTCCTTCTGCTGCCTCGTGGGGTACAACGCGTGTCCGGTTCTGATCATTCCGCCCTGGGCGAACTAGAGCGTCTCGTCGTCGGACCGGGCACTGGTGGTTTCGGTGCTCACCGACCCGGACCAGACCTGTACGCCGGCTGGATCGATCGCCAGGTCGAGCCGCGTCCAGCCGTCCGGCGCGGCCGGCAACGCCGCGATCTCCTTGCCCGAAAGGGCATCCAGCACCAAAACGGTAGGTCCCGCTCCGCTGACGACGGCCGCCAGCCCACTCCCCCGGAGCTTGTGCACGAGCGCGAGGGTTTCCGGCATCACCGGTTCGCGGTACTCCTGGTGCAGCCGATCCTCGGTCGCCGTCAGCAGCAGTCCCGGCCGCGACGTGATCGCCGTCACCAGCAGCGCGGCCCGCCCGGCGTTCGCGGCCGCATCCGCGTGCGGTACGACGTCCGGCAGCAGCCCGCGGGCTTGCTTCGTCAGCACCTTGACCTCGGGCACGTAGACCGTCGCGCGCAACCCCGCGACCGGATCGTTCCGCACCGCCCGCCCAACCCCACCGTCGACCCAAGCCGTCGTAAACCCACCCAACGCAGCCGCCGCCACGTTGTCCGGATGCCCTTCGAGCTCGTTGGCCAGCGCGACGACGTGCTCGCGATCGAGCTCCATCGCCGCCAGCCCGTACGCCGCCGCGATCCCCCCGACGATCGCCGCCGACGAGGATCCCAGTCCGCGCCCGTGAGGAACCCGGTTCTCGCACCTCAGCACGAACCCCGGCACAGAAACCCCAAGAGCCTCCAGCCCAGCCCGAAGCGCCCGCACCACCAGATGCGACTCGTCGAGAGCAACCTCGCCGGCCCCAGCACCGGTCACCTCAACAGAGATGGACGGCGCCGGGGTGACGGTCAGTTCGTCGTACAGGCCGAGTGCCAGACCGAAAGCGTCGAACCCAGGTCCAAGGTTGGCACTGGTGGCCGGCACCCGAACCCGTACGGATTCCAACTCAGACCAGTCCGGCGACTCGGGCGACCGCGTCGGTGTCGGCGGGGGTCACTACCGCCTCTGCGGGCGGGGCAGACGACAACGCCGTGTCGATGTCCTTCAGGCCGTGGCCGGTGACGGTGATGACGATCGTCTGGCCGCCGTCGACTCGGCCTGCCGCCTTCAACTTCAACAGGCCGGCGACTCCGGCGGCGGACGCGGGCTCGACGAAAACGCCTTCGCGGGCGGCGAGTTCGCGTTGGGCGGCGAGGATCTGGTCGTCGGTGACGGCCTCGATCAGGCCGCCGGACTCGTCGCGCGCGGACTCGGCCAGCGTCCAGGACGCCGGGTTGCCGACGCGGATCGCGGTCGCCAGGGTGTCCGGCTTCTCGACGATCGCGCCGTTCACGATCGGCGCGGCGCCCTCGGCCTGGAAGCCCCACATTCGCGGCCGCCGCGACGCCAGCTTGTCCTTGGCGTACTCGCCGTACCCCTTCCAGTACGCCGCGATGTTGCCCGCGTTGCCGACCGGCAGCACGTGCAGGTCCGGCGCGTCACCCAGCGCGTCGACCACCTCGAACGCGGCGGTCTTCTGACCCTCCAACCGCACCGGGTTCACCGAGTTCACCAGGGCGACCGGGTAGTGCTTGCCCAGCTCGCGCACGATCCGCAGGCAGTCGTCGAACCCGCCGTCGACCTGCACCAGCTGCGCGCCGTGCACGATCGCCTGCGCCAGCTTGCCCTGCGCGATCCGGCCGGCCGGGATCAGCACCAGCGGGATCAGCCCGGCCCGCACCGCGTACGCCGCGGCCGAGGCCGAGGTGTTCCCGGTCGAGGCGCAGACGACGGCCTTGTCGCCGGCCTGCGCGGCCAGCGAGATCGCGACCGTCATGCCGCGGTCCTTGAACGAGCCGGTCGGGTTGTTGCCCTCGACCTTGAGCCAGACCTCACAGTTGGTCTGCTCGGACAGCCACTGCGCGGCCACCAGCGGCGTACCGCCTTCGCCGAGCGTGACCACCGGGGTGTCCGTCGAGACCGGAAGCCGGTCGCGGTACTCCTCGATCACGCCACGCCACTGATGAGCCATCCGAATCAATCCCCTTCGACCCGCATCACACTGCTGACTTCACGCACGATGTCCATGTCGCGCAGGGTCTCCACGGTGGCCGACAGCGCGGCGTCGGTGGCGGTGTGGGTGACCACGACCAGCTGCGCGTCACCGCCCCGGCCCTCCTGGCGGACGGTCTGGATCGACACGTCGTGCTCGGAGAACGCGTGGGCCACCGCCGCCAGCACACCGGCCTTGTCGGCCACGTCCAGCGACACGTGGTAGCGGGTCATCGCGTCGCCCATCGGCCGCACGGCTCGCTGGGTGTACGACGACTCGCCGACCCCCGGCACTCCCTTGAGCCGGTTGCGCGCGGCGGACACCAGGTCCCCGAGGACAGCACTGGCCGTCGGGGCGCCGCCGGCACCACGACCATAGAACATCAGCTGCCCGGCCGCCTTGGATTCCACGAACACGGCGTTGTAGGCGTCCCGGACCGAGGCCAGCGGGTGGTTCAGCGGGATCATCGCCGGGTAGACCCGGGCGCTGACCGAGTCGGTCGCCTCGTCCAGCTCGCAGATCGCCAGCGACTTCACCACGCAGCCCATCTCGCGGGCCGAGGCGATGTCGGTCGCGGACACCTCGGTGATGCCCTCGCGGTGCACGTCGGCGATCGAGACCCGGGTGTGGAAGGCCAGGCTGGCCAGCAGTGCGGCCTTCGCGGCCGCGTCGAAGCCCTCGATGTCGGCGGTCGGGTCGGCCTCGGCGTACCCGAGCGCCTGCGCCTCGGCCAGCGCCTCGTCGAACCCGGCGCCGGTGGAGTCCATCTTGTCGAGGATGTAGTTGGTCGTGCCGTTGACGATGCCCATCACCCGGGTCACGTCGTCACCGGCGAGCGACTCGCGCAGCGGCCGCAGGATCGGGATCGCGCCGGCCACGGCGGCCTCGAAGTACAGGTCGCGCTCGTACTTCTCGGCGGCGGCGAACAGCGTCGGACCGTCCTCGGCCAGGAGCGCCTTGTTCGCCGTGACGACCGAGGCGCCGTGCTCGAGCGCGGTCAGGATCAGCCCGCGAGCCGGTTCGAGCCCGCCGATCACCTCGATCACCAGGTCGAGGTCACCGCGGCTGACCAGCGCCTGGGCGTCCGTGGTGATCAGCGACGGGTCGACCGCGATGTCCCGCTCACGCCCACCCCGCCGTACGGCGATGCCCGCGATCTC
The Kribbella italica DNA segment above includes these coding regions:
- the prfA gene encoding peptide chain release factor 1, which produces MFEAVQSLKAEYAELERQMSDPELHSDQANARRVGKRYAGLAPVVRAYDEWLQTADDIEAAKELADEDPAFAEEAVKLEARREELTEKLRMLLVPRDPSDDKDAILEIKAGEGGDESALFAGDLLKMYLKYAESQHWKTEVLDSAESDLGGYKSITVAVKAKGTPEPGDAPYAKLKFEGGVHRVQRVPVTESQGRIHTSAAGVLVLPEAEDVDVEIDQNDLRIDVFRSSGPGGQSVNTTDSAVRITHLPTGIVVSMQNEKSQLQNREQAMRVLRSRLLAAAQEAADQEASDARRLQIRTVDRSERVRTYNFPENRFSDHRVGYKAHNLDAVLGGELAPVIQALTDADMAARLDAVETHQ
- the rpmE gene encoding 50S ribosomal protein L31 — its product is MKSDIHPTYVDTKVTCTCGASFETRSTSESGSIHADVCSQCHPFYTGKQKILDTGGRVARFEKRYAKK
- the rho gene encoding transcription termination factor Rho — translated: MTETVEASNGATAPEASASTRRRKTGGGLEGMLLPELKQLAGTLGIKGTGALRKGQLIEAIKAAQGGSSTGGATRARSSQPTLDEAVAEPSVTRAKSAPAEAPVREGGSRRARAAAAETAAEQNGAAAPSVTADAKAADAKADSKAGDAKSAGQGADAKSGAAQSSVQAPVTESAPQVTDRAAQNGTATAPATDEREGRSEDRTRDGGRERTRNRDNQNRDGQQARDGQQNRDGGRDQRNRTDGRTEGRTDGRSDGRSDGRGDTRTDGRSENRADGRTDGRGDSRTDGRTDTRTDGRGDTRTDGRTDTRNDSRNDNRGADDQDGDGRRRRRRGRDRDRNRDGRETGGRDTNTRNRGRGERFEAEPTISEDDVLVPAAGILDVLDNYAFVRTSGYLPGPNDVYVALSMVKRYGLRKGDAITGAVKQPSDGERKEKFNPLVRIDTVNGSDPEIAKQRQDFNKLTPLYATERLRLETEPGILTTRIVDIVSPIGKGQRGLIVSPPKAGKTMVLQALANAITTNNPEVHLMVVLVDERPEEVTDMQRTVKGEVIASTFDRPADDHTTVAELAIERAKRLVELGHDVVVLLDSITRLGRAYNIAAPASGRILSGGVDSSALYPPKRFFGAARNIEDGGSLTILATALIETGSKMDEVIFEEFKGTGNMELRLRREFADRRIFPAIDVVASGTRREELLMSKDETQVVWKLRRVLSALDGQAALELLIGKLKESKSNIEFLLQVNKTTPSTGGNGRSTDDGN
- the thrB gene encoding homoserine kinase, with translation MPATSANLGPGFDAFGLALGLYDELTVTPAPSISVEVTGAGAGEVALDESHLVVRALRAGLEALGVSVPGFVLRCENRVPHGRGLGSSSAAIVGGIAAAYGLAAMELDREHVVALANELEGHPDNVAAAALGGFTTAWVDGGVGRAVRNDPVAGLRATVYVPEVKVLTKQARGLLPDVVPHADAAANAGRAALLVTAITSRPGLLLTATEDRLHQEYREPVMPETLALVHKLRGSGLAAVVSGAGPTVLVLDALSGKEIAALPAAPDGWTRLDLAIDPAGVQVWSGSVSTETTSARSDDETL
- the thrC gene encoding threonine synthase, which translates into the protein MAHQWRGVIEEYRDRLPVSTDTPVVTLGEGGTPLVAAQWLSEQTNCEVWLKVEGNNPTGSFKDRGMTVAISLAAQAGDKAVVCASTGNTSASAAAYAVRAGLIPLVLIPAGRIAQGKLAQAIVHGAQLVQVDGGFDDCLRIVRELGKHYPVALVNSVNPVRLEGQKTAAFEVVDALGDAPDLHVLPVGNAGNIAAYWKGYGEYAKDKLASRRPRMWGFQAEGAAPIVNGAIVEKPDTLATAIRVGNPASWTLAESARDESGGLIEAVTDDQILAAQRELAAREGVFVEPASAAGVAGLLKLKAAGRVDGGQTIVITVTGHGLKDIDTALSSAPPAEAVVTPADTDAVARVAGLV
- a CDS encoding homoserine dehydrogenase yields the protein MSQTGKPLKVALLGCGVVGTEVVRILTTRADDLAARVGAPLEIAGIAVRRGGRERDIAVDPSLITTDAQALVSRGDLDLVIEVIGGLEPARGLILTALEHGASVVTANKALLAEDGPTLFAAAEKYERDLYFEAAVAGAIPILRPLRESLAGDDVTRVMGIVNGTTNYILDKMDSTGAGFDEALAEAQALGYAEADPTADIEGFDAAAKAALLASLAFHTRVSIADVHREGITEVSATDIASAREMGCVVKSLAICELDEATDSVSARVYPAMIPLNHPLASVRDAYNAVFVESKAAGQLMFYGRGAGGAPTASAVLGDLVSAARNRLKGVPGVGESSYTQRAVRPMGDAMTRYHVSLDVADKAGVLAAVAHAFSEHDVSIQTVRQEGRGGDAQLVVVTHTATDAALSATVETLRDMDIVREVSSVMRVEGD